The genome window GAGGCCCTCACGTATGAATGGGTGGGAAATCCTGGCTGAGAACAGAACAGGAAGCTTGAAGTCTCATGAAACTGGCCAAGTGCAAAAATCTGGGCAAGGGCAGTGGATTATGGTGAAAGTCTTTCCTTTGATCTCTCCTGTTTTTTCTGGCCCCAGATCCTTTTCCTGGGCCCACTCATGCAACTCTCTATGGATTGCCCATGTGACCTGGCAGATGGGCTGAAGGTTGTTCTGGGTGAGTTCTCAAGGCTGAGGGGGAAAGTAGGCACATGCAGTCCAGGACAATGGGGAAGAGGATCGGTGGTCTGAACATGAGACGTGAGATGTCATTTCTCTGGGTgtgtttcctcatcagtaaaaaggGAACATATAGCTGGGTGGCCTCTAAGAGTAGGTTACTGATACCCAAGGACGCCTCTAGGGACCACAGTGGTACTTGGTGTGGACCAGACAGCATTGTCCCCTGCTTCCCCAAATCAGAACTGGTCTTGGTTACATTTTGATATCTCTAGACTTTACTACCAGGATACTCTGCCTAAGCTACTAATACCTTCTCTGTCAGTTGTTTCAAGATGTTGCTTTATGTTGGATATGATAGACAAAGTTCAACTGCACCCCCACCCTTGTTCTTACTTAGTATTGGCACCTAACCTGAGTTTGGACAGGATAAAGTTGTGGTTGAGGGGTCTCTGGGGCCTCATTGTTCAGTAGCTAGTCATTCGTTGCTTGTCCTGAATCCCGCCTCTAGCCCCCCGCTCCTGGGCCCGCTGCCTCACAGACATGCGTTGGCTGCGGAACCAAGTGATTGCGCCCCTGACGGAGGAGCTGGTGTTCCGGGCCTGTATGCTGCCCATGTTAGCACCATGCACGGGCCTGGGCCCTGCTGTGTTCACCTGCCCACTCTTCTTTGGAGTTGGTGAGTCTGTCCAATCTGGTACTGCTAAGATATTCCCAGTGTGAAAGCTGAGAATGGGGCTTGGGGCAGGCCTAGAGGGAAGGCTGCGGGGGAAGTGACATTACATGGTTCTCACCTTCTTCCAAGCCCATTTTCACCACATTATTGAGCAGCTTCGTTTCCGCCAGAGCAGTGTGGGGAGCATCTTTTTGTCTGCAGGTGAGTCCTGGAGAGATTGCCTGGGGCAGTGCTGGGTCAGGGTGTGTGGGAGTGTCCCTGATGGCCACTCTGGCAGAAGAATTGGCAACAGTGGACTATAGTATTGGAGGGGCCACCGACCATGGGAGTTGGGGTACAGAGAACAGCCGTAGGTGGTGGGGCAGGCAGCCATTGCCCCAAAGGGGATGGTCTCTGGCTGATGGGCGTGCAGGTGTGGTCACTCGAGGCCTCCCCGTCTCCAGCGTTCCAGTTCTCCTACACAGCTGTCTTCGGTGCCTACACTGCTTTCCTCTTCATCCGCACAGGTTGGTTCTCAGTCTCTCATGTGTCCCCCGGGGCTCGGGCCCACAGGAGTGGGTGGGAGAATGGGAGTACTATGTTTGTTCTAGGAGCGACAACAAGGTCTACCATTCCTTGAGACAGGCTGAGCCAGGGATCTGAGAGGTGGAAAGAAGCAGAGGCCatggtgtgtgggtggatgggtgtggtAGGTGGATGGGTGCGGCGGGTGGGTGGGTGTGGCGGGTGGGGCATTGACCTCCTGTTTCATGAGATGAGGGTCACTAGCCCTGGTAGGGCTGGAGGAGGTGATGGGGCTGCTCTATGAGCTgctctctttcccctccccaggACACCTGATTGGGCCGGTTCTCTGCCATTCCTTCTGCAACTACATGGGCTTCCCTGCCGTGTGTGCAGCCCTGGAGCACCCTCAGAGGCGGCCTTTGCTGGCAGGCTATGCTCTTGGTGTGGGActcttcctgcttctgctccAGCCCCTCACGGACCCCAAGCTCTACGGCAGCCTTCCCCTTTGTGTGCTTTTGGAGCGGGCAGGGGACTCAGAGGCCCACCTGTGCTCCTGACCTATGCTCCTGTATACACTTCTACGAACTCTCACGggctccccagcccctccctatCAAGCGGTACTGCAGAGGAGGGGCTGGCTAGGGTCTCCGAGATCTCAGGAATTTTTGTAGGGGATTGAAGCCAGAGCTAGTTGAATCCCAGGGACCAAGAGAAAGGAGCAGATATCCAAAGGGTGCAGCCCCTCTCAAAGGGGGGTTGAGCAGCAGCTGGGAGTGAGGGGACAAGGGGCAAGTCCCAGGAGCTGTGCACTTCTTTCCTCACTTTGGACTGCTGCTTCTCTGAGCTCCTCTGCCCCCTCTGTCTCTGAAAAGCTGCTTGGGgggtttttatttataaaaccctTCACCTGCACCACCCCCACCGACCCCCCCCAACTTCCCAGGGCCCCAGGgttttctcattgtctttttGCATCAGGACTTTGTATTGGGATATTAAAGAGATTTAACTTGGGTAACATGGCCTTTGGGAATCAGTCTATTTGGGATCTTGGGAGTTTGCCCACCACCTGTCCTGGCTACCATAAATGCTAACCGCTGGGCATTTCAGCCCAGCAGGCAGTTACTTGGAGTAGAGGATGGGTTGGGAGCCTCTGGCTGCTGTAGGCCTGAGGCTTCCTCCTTCCTGAGCCATGCCCCAAGTCCTAGCACAGGTGGGTTGGAGACTGCAGGTACCAGCTGAGGGTCCAGCTCATCCCGGGGCCTGTGCCTTGGCTTCCAGGGTCAGAGAGTGGGACCCACAGCCCTGAATGTGTTGATGGAGCCTCCATCCTGTGTCTTCTGGGAGGGTGGAGGATTGACTGGGGCCTCCACAGAACTTACCAGCCTCATTTTACACAAGAGGAAATATATCTAAAATGGGAGAGTCACTCAGGAGTAGAGGGTTTACAGTTCTCCACCTCAGACCTCTGCCACTGTACTGCTGGTCTAATCCCTGAGGAATCCAGAACCAAGGGCTCAGCACTGAGAATAAGAGGGACTATACCAAGCACTATGGTAAACTCAAGGTTCTTAGGCCCTGGTGGTAATCTACCTGCTCTTCTTGTTTTAAGGATTTCTGTTCCCCTGGGgccttttttcttcctgattcttgAAAGAATGTTATGCTTTTAGGTCTCATTCCAGAATCAAGGAGGTTGTCCTGAGTCCCCTTCCTTGAGGCTGGTGGTTGAAGGAAATGGATGTGCCATCATTCCCACAACGCCCCCAGGTTGGCTATGACTAAACTAAATTGACCTGACTCTAAATAGCAGCACCAAGTCACACACCTGCCTCCTGGAGAGCTTTCTTCTCCCCCAGCTTGGGTAGCAGCTGTCAGGGGCAGAGGGGTGAGCACAGGGCCTGTTTTAGAGGGTACTTTTGGGATCTTGGGGTCCAAAGAGGATAAGGCCCAGACCCAGAGTACttgcccctcctcccccaccccccgagaTTAGGTACTGGTACCCTGAGAGCACTGGGCAGGGTTGAGACCTGggctctgcccctccccttcTCACAGAGTCCAGTGTttcctccacctccccacccccctgctcCTGCTCAGGAACTGCCCAAtttcctctgcctttcccctcttAGCATCCTTACCTCTCCCATGCCAGCCAGCAGGCAGGAAGGCAGTCATGCAGGCAGAAGAGTTACTGTCCCCCCTCCAGGTGAGGGAACTTAGGATGGGCCGCGATGGGCAGGGTTAGAACCTGGGACCCTCGATCCAGTGCTCTTCACCCGCTCAACATCCTGTAGAGCATTCACAGTAATCTCCGCTATACCACTATTCCTGAGGG of Cynocephalus volans isolate mCynVol1 chromosome 4, mCynVol1.pri, whole genome shotgun sequence contains these proteins:
- the RCE1 gene encoding CAAX prenyl protease 2 isoform X2 is translated as MAALGGDGLRLLSVSRPERQPESAALGGPGPGLCCWVSVFSCLSLACSYVGSLYVWKSELPRDHPAVIKRRFTSVLVVSSLSPLCVLLWRELTGIQPGTSLLTLMGFRLEGIFAAALLPLLLTMILFLGPLMQLSMDCPCDLADGLKVVLAPRSWARCLTDMRWLRNQVIAPLTEELVFRACMLPMLAPCTGLGPAVFTCPLFFGVAHFHHIIEQLRFRQSSVGSIFLSAAFQFSYTAVFGAYTAFLFIRTGHLIGPVLCHSFCNYMGFPAVCAALEHPQRRPLLAGYALGVGLFLLLLQPLTDPKLYGSLPLCVLLERAGDSEAHLCS
- the RCE1 gene encoding CAAX prenyl protease 2 isoform X4; its protein translation is MAALGGDGLRLLSVSRPERQPESAALGGPGPGLCCWVSVFSCLSLACSYVGSLYVWKSELPRDHPAVIKRRFTSVLVVSSLSPLCVLLWRELTGIQPGTSLLTLMGFRLEGIFAAALLPLLLTMILFLGPLMQLSMDCPCDLADGLKVVLAPRSWARCLTDMRWLRNQVIAPLTEELVFRACMLPMLAPCTGLGPAVFTCPLFFGVAHFHHIIEQLRFRQSSVGSIFLSAGVVTRGLPVSSVPVLLHSCLRCLHCFPLHPHRLSQGSERWKEAEAMDT
- the RCE1 gene encoding CAAX prenyl protease 2 isoform X3 translates to MAALGGDGLRLLSVSRPERQPESAALGGPGPGLCCWVSVFSCLSLACSYVGSLYVWKSELPRDHPAVIKRRFTSVLVVSSLSPLCVLLWRELTGIQPGTSLLTLMGFRLEGIFAAALLPLLLTMILFLGPLMQLSMDCPCDLADGLKVVLAPRSWARCLTDMRWLRNQVIAPLTEELVFRACMLPMLAPCTGLGPAVFTCPLFFGVAHFHHIIEQLRFRQSSVGSIFLSAGVVTRGLPVSSVPVLLHSCLRCLHCFPLHPHRSDNKVYHSLRQAEPGI
- the RCE1 gene encoding CAAX prenyl protease 2 isoform X1, whose product is MAALGGDGLRLLSVSRPERQPESAALGGPGPGLCCWVSVFSCLSLACSYVGSLYVWKSELPRDHPAVIKRRFTSVLVVSSLSPLCVLLWRELTGIQPGTSLLTLMGFRLEGIFAAALLPLLLTMILFLGPLMQLSMDCPCDLADGLKVVLAPRSWARCLTDMRWLRNQVIAPLTEELVFRACMLPMLAPCTGLGPAVFTCPLFFGVAHFHHIIEQLRFRQSSVGSIFLSAGVVTRGLPVSSVPVLLHSCLRCLHCFPLHPHRTPDWAGSLPFLLQLHGLPCRVCSPGAPSEAAFAGRLCSWCGTLPASAPAPHGPQALRQPSPLCAFGAGRGLRGPPVLLTYAPVYTSTNSHGLPSPSLSSGTAEEGLARVSEISGIFVGD
- the RCE1 gene encoding CAAX prenyl protease 2 isoform X5 → MGFRLEGIFAAALLPLLLTMILFLGPLMQLSMDCPCDLADGLKVVLAPRSWARCLTDMRWLRNQVIAPLTEELVFRACMLPMLAPCTGLGPAVFTCPLFFGVAHFHHIIEQLRFRQSSVGSIFLSAGVVTRGLPVSSVPVLLHSCLRCLHCFPLHPHRTPDWAGSLPFLLQLHGLPCRVCSPGAPSEAAFAGRLCSWCGTLPASAPAPHGPQALRQPSPLCAFGAGRGLRGPPVLLTYAPVYTSTNSHGLPSPSLSSGTAEEGLARVSEISGIFVGD